One genomic region from Bradyrhizobium icense encodes:
- a CDS encoding xanthine dehydrogenase family protein molybdopterin-binding subunit, producing the protein MRDAQDLSRRAFLVGSAAVAGGIAFGSYSYAEQAAKPASNPLAAGLGPDSVTFNPWIEISPEKITLIAQHADIGQGVGSVQPIMIAEEMDLDPGQFEIRFAGPSPAYFNTGFADELAPFMAADQSPAAEEARAAVLENLRQSGLQMTGGSSTVPDTYEKLRTAGAAARETLKAAAAKRSGLPVADIRTQSGHVILPDGTRIPYVQLSAEAAKIPPVLDVKLRDPSKWRMLGKPMTRLDVRSKAMGELKFGIDMKMDGMLFAAVKLNPAKGQPLKSYNATKAQSMPGVKKILEINNGVAVIATNSWYAMKAVEAIDCQWAPSAYPAEQADHWKVLGASFKPEFLGKEWRKIGNVDAALKGGKLVQAEYRAPYVAHQPLEPLNGIAIVSDAGMKIWVSHQSPQAVQQVAATAIGLKPEQVTFHNQWAGGSFGHRLEFENVRVLAEIANQMRGTPIKLVFSREEDFLQDIPRQISIGRYKGSVDKGKIVAADLKLAATAPLKGLLERMGSPSKDPDAQLAAGLWNVYYDIPNFRATSYEAQGLSPCTTWRSVGASTAGFFTESFIDELIYAAGLDPMKARIAMCAVPTYRKVLETVAEMSNWKGPLGKGRGRGVAFVESFGTPTAEVVEVTATDRGIRIDKVWVAVDVGRVVDPINFENQVQGGVIWGLGHAINCELTYAKGAVQQTNFNHHEAMRIYQCPVIEVRGLENDPKVRGVGEPPVPPAAPALANAIFAATGKRIREMPFNKFIDFV; encoded by the coding sequence ATGCGAGACGCACAAGACCTTTCCCGTCGCGCGTTCCTCGTCGGTAGCGCCGCCGTAGCGGGCGGCATCGCCTTCGGTTCCTACAGCTACGCTGAACAGGCTGCCAAGCCCGCCAGCAATCCGTTGGCCGCCGGCCTCGGGCCCGACTCCGTGACGTTCAATCCCTGGATCGAGATAAGCCCGGAAAAAATAACGCTCATTGCACAACACGCCGACATCGGTCAGGGCGTTGGTTCGGTGCAGCCGATCATGATTGCCGAAGAGATGGACCTCGATCCCGGCCAGTTCGAAATCCGGTTTGCAGGGCCCAGTCCCGCCTACTTCAACACCGGCTTCGCAGATGAACTTGCGCCGTTCATGGCGGCCGACCAAAGCCCGGCCGCCGAAGAAGCACGCGCTGCCGTGCTCGAAAACCTTAGACAGTCCGGCCTGCAGATGACGGGCGGCTCAAGCACGGTTCCGGATACCTACGAAAAGTTGCGCACCGCGGGCGCAGCCGCGCGCGAGACATTGAAAGCTGCGGCGGCAAAACGCTCGGGCCTCCCCGTGGCTGACATTCGTACCCAATCGGGCCACGTGATCCTGCCCGACGGAACCAGAATTCCCTACGTCCAGCTCTCGGCGGAAGCCGCGAAGATTCCGCCGGTTCTGGACGTCAAGCTGCGCGATCCCTCGAAATGGCGGATGCTCGGCAAGCCGATGACGCGCCTCGATGTTCGATCGAAAGCCATGGGCGAGTTGAAGTTCGGCATCGATATGAAAATGGACGGCATGTTGTTCGCCGCCGTCAAGCTGAACCCTGCCAAGGGTCAACCGCTGAAATCGTACAACGCAACCAAGGCGCAGTCGATGCCGGGGGTCAAGAAGATCCTTGAAATCAACAATGGCGTGGCTGTCATCGCGACGAACAGCTGGTACGCGATGAAGGCGGTCGAAGCGATCGATTGCCAATGGGCGCCCTCGGCCTATCCCGCCGAGCAGGCCGACCACTGGAAGGTCCTGGGAGCGTCGTTCAAGCCTGAATTCCTCGGCAAGGAGTGGCGGAAGATCGGCAATGTCGATGCGGCGTTGAAGGGTGGCAAGCTGGTTCAGGCCGAGTATCGCGCGCCCTATGTGGCACATCAGCCCCTGGAGCCCCTGAACGGGATCGCCATCGTCTCCGACGCAGGAATGAAAATCTGGGTTAGCCATCAGAGTCCGCAAGCAGTGCAGCAGGTCGCCGCGACGGCGATCGGCCTCAAGCCGGAACAGGTGACCTTTCACAATCAATGGGCTGGTGGAAGCTTTGGGCATCGTCTTGAATTCGAGAACGTCCGCGTCCTGGCCGAGATCGCCAATCAGATGCGCGGAACGCCGATCAAGCTTGTGTTTTCGCGCGAGGAAGACTTCCTCCAGGACATTCCGCGACAGATTTCAATCGGCCGGTACAAAGGGAGCGTCGACAAGGGAAAGATCGTCGCGGCCGACCTGAAATTGGCGGCAACGGCGCCGTTGAAGGGGCTGCTTGAGCGCATGGGCTCCCCCTCGAAGGATCCGGATGCCCAACTCGCCGCCGGCCTGTGGAATGTCTATTACGACATCCCGAATTTCCGGGCCACCAGCTATGAGGCGCAGGGACTATCGCCATGCACGACGTGGCGGTCGGTCGGAGCCTCCACAGCAGGCTTCTTCACCGAAAGCTTCATCGACGAGTTGATCTATGCCGCAGGCCTTGATCCTATGAAAGCCCGCATTGCGATGTGCGCCGTTCCAACCTATCGCAAGGTGCTGGAGACGGTCGCGGAGATGTCGAACTGGAAGGGACCGCTGGGTAAGGGCAGAGGTCGCGGCGTGGCATTCGTCGAGTCCTTCGGGACGCCAACGGCCGAAGTCGTCGAGGTGACCGCGACGGACAGAGGCATCAGGATCGACAAGGTTTGGGTTGCGGTCGATGTCGGCAGGGTCGTCGACCCCATCAACTTCGAAAATCAGGTGCAAGGCGGGGTCATCTGGGGGCTCGGCCACGCCATCAACTGCGAACTCACTTACGCAAAGGGCGCGGTGCAGCAAACCAACTTCAACCACCACGAAGCCATGCGGATCTACCAATGCCCCGTCATCGAAGTTCGCGGGCTCGAGAACGATCCCAAGGTGCGAGGTGTTGGCGAACCGCCCGTTCCTCCCGCCGCCCCCGCGCTCGCCAACGCGATATTTGCGGCGACCGGAAAGCGCATTCGCGAAATGCCCTTCAACAAGTTCATCGATTTCGTGTGA
- a CDS encoding (2Fe-2S)-binding protein: MIELTVNGTKRQVDVVPEMPLLWVLRDELGITSPKYGCGVAQCGACTVQIDGKAVRSCQSHIGEVAGKSVVTMEGLGNKDQHPVVQAWIEHQVPQCGYCQTGQIIQAISLLELIPKPTDDDINVVMSGNLCRCGTYPRIRAAIHAAAAKIAGK; encoded by the coding sequence ATGATCGAGCTCACGGTCAATGGCACCAAGCGCCAGGTTGACGTCGTTCCCGAGATGCCCTTGCTCTGGGTGTTGCGGGACGAGCTTGGCATCACAAGTCCCAAATACGGCTGCGGAGTAGCGCAATGCGGCGCCTGCACCGTTCAGATTGACGGAAAGGCCGTTCGTTCCTGTCAGTCGCATATCGGCGAGGTCGCCGGCAAGTCGGTCGTCACGATGGAAGGGCTGGGCAATAAGGACCAGCACCCGGTTGTGCAGGCGTGGATCGAACACCAGGTGCCACAGTGCGGCTACTGCCAGACCGGCCAGATCATCCAGGCCATTTCGCTTCTAGAGCTGATCCCGAAGCCGACGGACGACGATATCAATGTGGTGATGTCCGGAAACCTATGCCGCTGCGGAACCTATCCACGCATTCGCGCGGCGATCCATGCGGCTGCCGCAAAGATAGCGGGGAAGTGA
- a CDS encoding helix-turn-helix domain-containing protein has product MTLATHGDQKYQNSEKLAEAADWPALSIEHRRFEAGRQATPVPICTEIVMLLSGGGMVCRAGNGEVQKSVARPGMSYLVPVGTQESHLELSDRMECLHLYLPPALLDHSALADFDVDPAKVQIAYADGLADQVLFHLCSPLRDLLHRPRQPTDALFVEGIQVALAAHLLGHYSIDRWRPPEKSPSLDPRRLQRVLDYIEASLKADIRLEELAAQACLSPFHFSRLFREATGLSPHRYVIDRRVQAARHELARANLSLVEIAFEFGFGSQANFTRVFRKATSLTPGQYRELCCGRVDISPVYRDAEFSRDCT; this is encoded by the coding sequence ATGACGCTCGCCACGCATGGAGATCAAAAATATCAGAACAGCGAGAAACTCGCGGAGGCCGCTGATTGGCCGGCATTGAGCATCGAGCATCGGAGGTTTGAAGCGGGGCGGCAGGCAACGCCCGTCCCGATTTGCACGGAGATCGTCATGCTGCTGTCCGGCGGCGGAATGGTCTGCCGAGCCGGCAACGGCGAAGTCCAGAAGAGCGTCGCCAGGCCGGGAATGAGTTATCTCGTACCCGTGGGAACGCAGGAGAGCCATCTCGAACTTTCGGACCGGATGGAATGCCTTCACCTCTATCTCCCGCCGGCACTGCTGGACCACAGCGCCCTTGCCGACTTTGATGTCGATCCCGCCAAGGTGCAGATCGCCTATGCCGACGGCCTGGCGGACCAGGTGCTCTTCCACCTTTGCTCACCGCTTCGGGACTTGCTGCACCGTCCTCGCCAACCGACGGATGCGCTGTTCGTCGAGGGGATCCAGGTCGCGCTCGCCGCGCACCTCCTGGGGCACTATTCGATTGACCGCTGGCGCCCTCCCGAAAAGTCCCCGTCGCTCGACCCGCGAAGGCTCCAGCGCGTGTTGGACTATATCGAGGCTTCTCTCAAAGCTGACATCCGGCTCGAGGAACTGGCCGCCCAGGCCTGCCTCAGCCCGTTTCATTTTTCCCGGCTCTTTCGTGAGGCGACCGGACTGTCACCGCACCGCTACGTGATCGATCGCCGCGTGCAGGCGGCGCGGCACGAACTGGCGCGCGCCAATTTGTCCCTCGTCGAAATTGCCTTCGAATTCGGCTTCGGCTCTCAAGCCAATTTCACACGTGTGTTTCGAAAAGCCACGAGTCTCACTCCGGGGCAATACCGCGAACTGTGCTGCGGCCGGGTCGATATCAGCCCGGTCTACCGCGATGCTGAATTCAGCAGGGATTGCACATGA
- a CDS encoding alpha/beta hydrolase, producing the protein MRLILAALTAISFATAQAVPAASAEKTISIVLVHGAFVDGSGWKATHDMLSNAGYEVLVVQQPTITLRDDVAETERVIAKARHPVVLVGHSYGGMVITEAGDNPKVRSLVYLAAFAPEAGESVSTLAEAPAPAGEQKAPLVAEGKYLLVDRDKFPSSFAADVDTATTRFMAAAQLPWGLQAVQTKVDRVAWKTKPTYYMVTSEDRMIPPTAQRMMAQRSGAKVVELKSSHAVMLSHPREVAAFIKSADTSSVD; encoded by the coding sequence ATGAGGCTGATCCTCGCCGCGCTTACCGCAATATCGTTCGCAACCGCCCAAGCCGTCCCTGCGGCTTCGGCCGAGAAGACCATTTCCATCGTCCTCGTCCATGGCGCCTTCGTCGATGGGTCGGGATGGAAAGCCACGCACGACATGCTTTCGAATGCCGGTTATGAGGTGCTCGTCGTCCAGCAGCCGACGATCACGCTTCGTGATGATGTCGCAGAGACCGAACGCGTGATCGCGAAGGCGCGACATCCAGTGGTCCTAGTCGGGCATTCCTACGGTGGAATGGTCATCACGGAAGCGGGGGACAATCCGAAGGTTCGCAGCCTGGTCTATCTCGCGGCATTTGCGCCCGAGGCCGGGGAGTCGGTGAGCACGCTCGCAGAAGCGCCTGCGCCGGCGGGCGAGCAAAAGGCTCCGCTTGTCGCTGAAGGCAAGTATCTCCTCGTCGACCGCGACAAGTTTCCCTCGTCGTTCGCGGCCGATGTCGACACTGCGACGACGCGCTTCATGGCTGCCGCGCAACTCCCCTGGGGACTGCAAGCGGTGCAGACGAAGGTCGATCGTGTGGCCTGGAAGACGAAGCCGACCTATTACATGGTGACAAGTGAGGATCGTATGATCCCGCCGACGGCGCAGCGCATGATGGCACAACGGTCCGGTGCGAAAGTGGTGGAGCTGAAGAGCAGCCACGCCGTAATGCTGTCGCATCCTCGCGAGGTCGCGGCGTTCATCAAGAGCGCAGACACATCCTCTGTCGACTGA
- a CDS encoding aldo/keto reductase, whose protein sequence is MALMDILPGKLGFGAAPLGNMFRDIPEKEALATVNAAWDDGIRYFDNAPFYGAGLAEIRMGAALATRPRGDYVISTKVGRVILDEIEDVSARDLGEKGDVFKHGRPNKIVNDYSKDGTLRSIEGSLTRLGTDHIDIAFVHDVAQDFYGDEWLAVFESARKGAFKTLDRLRDEGVIKAWGLGVNRVEPIELLLALEGPRPDGFLLAGRYTLLDHGRALERVMPMVAEHELAIIVGGPYSSGALVGGPNFEYAPAPREILVKVARIKAIADRYGVSMKGAGLQFALANPVVAAVIPGASRPGRIAEDRTALDESIPVDFWRELRSAGLVNPAAPLPLAG, encoded by the coding sequence ATGGCACTCATGGATATTCTGCCCGGCAAGCTGGGCTTTGGCGCGGCTCCGCTCGGAAACATGTTTCGTGACATCCCGGAGAAGGAGGCCCTTGCGACCGTGAATGCCGCGTGGGACGACGGCATCCGCTACTTCGACAATGCGCCCTTCTATGGCGCGGGGCTGGCGGAGATCCGTATGGGCGCTGCGCTCGCGACCAGGCCACGCGGCGATTACGTCATCAGCACCAAGGTCGGCCGCGTGATCCTAGACGAGATCGAGGACGTAAGCGCCCGCGACCTCGGCGAGAAAGGTGATGTCTTCAAGCACGGGCGACCGAACAAGATCGTCAACGATTATTCGAAAGATGGCACGTTGCGCTCGATCGAGGGCAGCCTGACGCGGCTGGGCACCGACCATATCGATATCGCCTTCGTGCACGATGTGGCGCAGGATTTCTATGGCGACGAGTGGCTGGCAGTCTTCGAGAGTGCGCGCAAGGGCGCGTTCAAGACACTCGACCGGTTGCGCGACGAGGGCGTGATCAAGGCTTGGGGGCTCGGCGTCAACCGGGTGGAGCCGATCGAACTGCTGCTTGCGCTGGAAGGTCCGCGCCCTGACGGCTTCCTGCTCGCGGGCCGTTACACGCTTCTCGATCATGGCCGGGCGCTCGAACGGGTGATGCCGATGGTTGCGGAGCATGAACTGGCCATCATTGTCGGCGGCCCCTACAGCTCGGGCGCGCTCGTCGGTGGCCCGAATTTCGAATATGCGCCGGCGCCTCGGGAAATCCTCGTGAAGGTGGCGCGGATCAAAGCGATCGCCGACCGCTACGGCGTCAGCATGAAGGGCGCAGGACTGCAGTTCGCGCTCGCGAATCCGGTGGTTGCTGCCGTGATCCCGGGGGCGAGCCGTCCGGGCCGCATTGCCGAGGACCGGACTGCCCTCGACGAATCCATACCCGTCGATTTCTGGCGCGAACTTCGTTCGGCGGGTCTCGTCAATCCCGCCGCTCCTCTTCCCCTGGCCGGTTGA
- a CDS encoding VOC family protein, translating to MITGLAVGGTPTVALAAAQDAGGMSTADRNEAPLGARLQGVQHFGLTVQNMERAYEFYTAVLGGTEVFRHGDFQGDGVQNTLLADQEIEANARGVNPRTIGVPDLRGGAQRLDVRFIQFDNVVIELLQYRDADQPMGSSKSFAEPVQHMSPAFPRMMHICFYVRDDVDFNKFIADLEAESARRGMTQVRANRTVRVMTEADRKAAPRSSNTNRVTQAPSDGWELIYCKGPEGEQLEFVKALGPVKQRFSEALAKRQQTVTR from the coding sequence GTGATCACGGGCCTGGCGGTGGGGGGCACGCCGACAGTCGCGCTGGCCGCTGCTCAGGACGCCGGCGGCATGTCGACGGCCGACCGCAATGAGGCGCCGCTTGGTGCGCGGCTCCAGGGCGTCCAGCATTTCGGGCTCACCGTCCAGAACATGGAGCGGGCCTATGAATTCTATACCGCGGTGCTGGGTGGCACCGAGGTTTTCCGCCACGGTGATTTCCAGGGCGATGGGGTGCAGAACACGCTGCTGGCCGACCAGGAAATCGAGGCGAACGCACGTGGGGTCAATCCTCGGACGATCGGTGTTCCCGACCTGCGCGGTGGGGCGCAGCGGCTCGATGTTCGCTTCATCCAGTTCGACAATGTCGTGATCGAGTTGCTTCAGTACCGCGATGCGGATCAGCCCATGGGTAGCTCGAAGAGTTTCGCCGAGCCGGTGCAGCACATGAGCCCCGCCTTTCCGCGCATGATGCACATCTGCTTCTATGTTCGCGACGATGTCGACTTCAACAAGTTCATCGCCGACCTCGAGGCAGAATCGGCGCGCCGCGGCATGACGCAGGTGAGGGCGAACCGCACGGTCCGCGTCATGACCGAGGCGGACCGCAAGGCCGCTCCCCGCAGCTCCAACACCAACCGGGTGACCCAGGCCCCGTCGGATGGCTGGGAACTGATCTACTGCAAGGGCCCGGAAGGCGAGCAGCTCGAGTTCGTCAAAGCACTGGGACCCGTCAAGCAACGTTTCAGCGAAGCCCTCGCGAAGCGGCAGCAGACCGTCACGCGCTGA
- a CDS encoding putative quinol monooxygenase, producing MQTILRSSRATALLAFSPFLVAPAAFAEQAAHVRYQDIREGAYSVVAQVRAKPGKEDALRAATLPLIELVRADPKNLVYFLQEDRAKPGHFIFYEIFASQADFDAHNAMPYVQEWFAKLPELAEGGVEVMRMAILTMPKK from the coding sequence ATGCAAACGATCCTTCGCAGTTCGCGCGCCACGGCGCTGTTGGCCTTTTCGCCGTTCCTGGTGGCGCCGGCGGCATTCGCCGAGCAGGCGGCGCATGTGCGCTACCAGGACATTCGAGAAGGCGCCTACTCAGTCGTTGCCCAGGTGCGAGCCAAGCCTGGAAAGGAAGACGCCCTGCGGGCGGCGACCTTGCCTCTCATTGAGCTGGTTCGCGCCGATCCCAAAAACCTGGTCTATTTTCTCCAGGAAGACCGCGCCAAGCCGGGACATTTCATCTTTTACGAGATTTTTGCCAGCCAGGCGGATTTCGACGCACATAACGCCATGCCTTATGTGCAGGAGTGGTTCGCCAAGCTTCCAGAGCTTGCCGAGGGTGGCGTCGAGGTGATGCGGATGGCGATCCTCACTATGCCCAAAAAATAA